In Polyangiaceae bacterium, the DNA window TCCCCCGAGCGAGGCACACAGCCTGCTCTTGCAAGTGACCGTGGGCTGCAGCCACAACCGCTGCAGCTACTGCGACATGTATCGGGACAAGCAGTTCCGCGCCAAGCCCAAGGAGCTGATAGAGCAAGACCTACGGGAGGCCGCGGCCCTCGGCCCACGCTTCGAGCGCGTGTTCCTGTGCGACGGCGACGCGTTGATCCTGAGCACGCAGCGGTTGCTCGACGTGCTCGAAGGCATTCGGCGCGAGCTTCCCTGGGTGAAGCGCGTGGGCGTGTATGGCGACACCCGCAGCGTGGGGAAGAAGAGCGTGGAAGAGCTCTCGGCCCTCCGACAAGCCGGTCTGGGCATCGTGTATCACGGCGTGGAATCCGGGGACGACGAGGTGCTGGCGCTCATCGACAAGGGCGGCACTCGCGCCGAGTGTGTGGAGACGGCGGACAAGCTCAGGGCGGCCGGTCTCGTGCACTCTGTGATGGTGCTGCTCGGCGTCGGCGGACAGCGTCTGAGCGCGCAGCACGCCGAGAACACCGCCAGCCTGCTCACGCGCATGGATCCGCCCTACGTGGGCGCCCTCACCACCACGGTGGTGCCGGGGACGCCGCTCTCCGCATTGGAAGAGAGTGGGGAGTTTTCGTTGCCGGACAAGTTCTCGCTGCTCACGGAGCTCCGTACCATCGTCGCCAAG includes these proteins:
- a CDS encoding radical SAM protein, with protein sequence MDYVGRIYRPPSEAHSLLLQVTVGCSHNRCSYCDMYRDKQFRAKPKELIEQDLREAAALGPRFERVFLCDGDALILSTQRLLDVLEGIRRELPWVKRVGVYGDTRSVGKKSVEELSALRQAGLGIVYHGVESGDDEVLALIDKGGTRAECVETADKLRAAGLVHSVMVLLGVGGQRLSAQHAENTASLLTRMDPPYVGALTTTVVPGTPLSALEESGEFSLPDKFSLLTELRTIVAKSDFTRCRFSANHASNYLPIRADLPEHKQELLRVLDTVLTKQDEGLLKPEWMRGL